In a genomic window of Mycolicibacillus parakoreensis:
- a CDS encoding DNA translocase FtsK, protein MPSKTAARSGTRTSRSKAPSRSGARSARKPAAQRRPAPRRPSRAAGAAATCGRAARASWLMLARGVGGTARSVGRARDIDPGHRRDGLALALLAAAVVGAASSWFDAAGPVGDWVDGALRSVVGSAAVVAPLVAAAVGVIVMRSEPHPDARPRLVLGAALVALPVLGLWHLWSGSPQTPAGRQHAGGFVGFAIGGPLSDGLTPFIAAPLLVLAALFGVLLLSGTTIREAPAAIRAMFATGAHRDEYLDESDPDGDWADDDYLDEPDPGGGAHGAGAPAEDFSDGYYDDPAAYAALAEPVAPPPSGTPQENYPLDEAPAAERPARRRRSAKSAAKTATAGAQQDTLALDRVVEGAYALPPLALLTAGDPPKRRTAANEKMADSISSVLQQFKVDAAVTGCTRGPTVTRYEVELGPGVKVEKITALQKNIAYAVATESVRMLAPIPGKSAVGIEVPNTDREMVRLADVLTAPTTRRDHHPLVIGLGKDIEGDFISANLAKMPHLLVAGSTGSGKSSFVNSMLVSLLARATPEEVRMILIDPKMVELTPYEGIPHLITPIITEPKKAAAALAWLVEEMEQRYQDMKASRVRHIDDFNAKVRSGEVTAPLGSQREYRPYPYVVAIVDELADLMMTAPRDVEDAIVRITQKARAAGIHLVLATQRPSVDVVTGLIKTNVPSRLAFATSSLTDSRVILDQSGAERLIGMGDGLFLPMGANKPVRLQGAFITDEEIHAVVGACKDQAEPEYTDGVTTTRTGGERKDVDPDIGDDMDVFLQAVELVVSSQFGSTSMLQRKLRVGFAKAGRLMDLMETRSIVGPSEGSKAREVLVKPDELAATLTAIRGGGEPDEAEPDAEFD, encoded by the coding sequence ATGCCGAGTAAGACCGCCGCCCGATCCGGCACCCGAACGAGCAGGTCAAAGGCCCCGTCGCGGAGCGGGGCGCGCTCCGCCCGCAAGCCGGCGGCGCAGCGCCGACCGGCGCCGCGCCGCCCCTCCCGCGCGGCAGGGGCGGCGGCGACCTGCGGTCGGGCCGCCCGGGCCTCCTGGCTGATGCTGGCCCGCGGGGTCGGCGGCACCGCCCGGTCGGTGGGCCGCGCCCGCGACATCGACCCGGGGCATCGCCGTGACGGTCTGGCGTTGGCGTTGCTGGCGGCCGCGGTGGTGGGCGCGGCCAGCTCGTGGTTCGACGCCGCCGGCCCGGTCGGCGACTGGGTCGACGGGGCGCTGCGCAGCGTGGTCGGGTCGGCGGCCGTGGTGGCGCCGCTGGTCGCCGCCGCCGTCGGGGTGATCGTGATGCGCAGTGAACCCCATCCGGATGCGCGTCCGCGCCTGGTGTTGGGGGCGGCGCTGGTGGCGCTGCCGGTGCTGGGGCTGTGGCACCTGTGGTCGGGATCGCCGCAGACCCCGGCGGGACGTCAACACGCCGGCGGCTTCGTCGGTTTCGCGATCGGCGGGCCGCTCTCCGACGGTCTGACCCCGTTCATCGCCGCGCCGCTGCTGGTGCTGGCCGCGCTCTTCGGGGTGCTGCTGCTCAGCGGGACCACCATCCGGGAGGCGCCGGCGGCCATCCGGGCGATGTTCGCCACCGGCGCCCACCGCGACGAGTACCTCGACGAATCCGACCCCGACGGCGACTGGGCCGACGACGACTACCTCGACGAACCCGACCCCGGCGGCGGGGCCCACGGCGCGGGGGCACCGGCGGAGGATTTCTCCGACGGCTACTACGACGACCCGGCGGCCTACGCCGCACTGGCCGAGCCGGTTGCGCCCCCGCCGTCGGGCACCCCGCAGGAGAACTACCCGCTGGACGAGGCGCCCGCCGCCGAGCGCCCGGCGCGACGCCGCCGATCCGCCAAGTCCGCGGCCAAGACGGCCACCGCCGGTGCCCAGCAGGACACCCTGGCGCTGGACCGGGTCGTCGAGGGGGCCTACGCGCTGCCGCCGCTGGCCCTGCTGACCGCCGGGGATCCGCCGAAGCGGCGCACCGCGGCCAACGAGAAGATGGCCGACTCGATCAGCTCGGTGCTGCAGCAGTTCAAGGTCGACGCCGCGGTCACCGGCTGCACCCGCGGGCCCACCGTCACCCGCTACGAGGTGGAACTCGGGCCCGGTGTGAAGGTGGAGAAGATCACCGCCCTGCAGAAGAACATCGCCTACGCGGTGGCCACCGAGAGCGTGCGGATGCTGGCCCCGATCCCCGGGAAATCGGCGGTGGGCATCGAGGTCCCCAACACCGACCGCGAGATGGTGCGGCTGGCCGACGTGCTCACCGCCCCGACCACGCGCCGCGACCACCACCCGTTGGTGATCGGTCTGGGCAAAGACATCGAGGGCGATTTCATCTCCGCGAACCTCGCCAAGATGCCGCATCTGCTGGTGGCCGGGTCCACCGGATCGGGGAAGTCCAGCTTCGTCAACTCGATGCTGGTGTCGCTGCTGGCCCGGGCCACCCCCGAGGAGGTCCGGATGATCCTCATCGACCCGAAGATGGTGGAGCTCACCCCCTATGAGGGCATCCCGCACCTGATCACCCCGATCATCACCGAGCCGAAGAAGGCCGCCGCCGCACTGGCCTGGCTGGTCGAGGAGATGGAGCAGCGCTACCAGGACATGAAGGCCTCCCGGGTCCGCCACATCGACGACTTCAACGCCAAGGTGCGCTCCGGGGAGGTCACCGCGCCGCTGGGCAGCCAGCGCGAATACCGGCCCTATCCGTACGTCGTGGCGATCGTCGACGAGCTGGCCGACCTGATGATGACCGCGCCGCGCGACGTCGAGGACGCGATCGTGCGGATCACCCAGAAGGCCCGTGCCGCCGGCATCCACCTGGTGCTGGCCACCCAGCGGCCCTCGGTGGACGTGGTCACCGGGCTGATCAAGACCAACGTGCCGTCGCGGCTGGCGTTCGCGACCTCCTCACTGACCGATTCGCGGGTCATCTTGGACCAGTCCGGCGCCGAGCGGCTGATCGGGATGGGCGACGGGCTGTTTTTGCCGATGGGGGCCAACAAGCCGGTGCGGCTGCAGGGTGCGTTCATCACCGACGAGGAGATCCACGCCGTGGTCGGCGCCTGCAAGGACCAGGCCGAGCCGGAGTACACCGACGGCGTGACCACCACCAGGACCGGCGGGGAACGCAAGGACGTCGACCCCGACATCGGTGACGACATGGACGTGTTCCTGCAGGCGGTCGAACTGGTCGTCTCCAGCCAGTTCGGCTCCACCTCGATGTTGCAGCGCAAGTTGCGGGTCGGGTTCGCCAAGGCCGGACGGCTGATGGACCTGATGGAGACCCGCAGCATCGTCGGCCCGTCGGAGGGATCCAAGGCCCGCGAGGTGCTGGTCAAACCCGACGAGCTGGCCGCGACGCTGACGGCGATCCGCGGTGGCGGCGAGCCCGACGAGGCCGAGCCCGACGCCGAGTTCGACTGA
- a CDS encoding SAM-dependent methyltransferase, producing the protein MTPTPAAQTAAGPMVLAAIEQHEPPERRLVDDDLAELFLPARLRWLVRAMRPAPLRRALRAATVRSAPGIWATLTCRKRFIDDALDDALDDVDAVVILGAGLDTRAYRVLRRRRIPIFEVDLPVNIARKAAAVRRSLGELPLSVRLVAVDLENDDLLTALAEHGYNTDYRVFFLCEGVTQYLTDRAVATTLAGLRAAAPGSRLVFTYVRRSFIDGTDRHGATALYRRMCQRRQMWRFGLEPDEVEAFLAGYGWRLVEQLGAEGIARRYIAPTGRDLTASDLEWSISAIKQ; encoded by the coding sequence GTGACGCCGACACCCGCCGCACAAACCGCCGCCGGCCCGATGGTGCTGGCGGCGATCGAGCAGCACGAGCCCCCCGAGCGCCGGTTGGTCGACGACGACCTGGCCGAGCTGTTTTTGCCCGCCCGGCTGCGCTGGCTGGTGCGGGCGATGCGCCCGGCGCCGCTGCGCCGGGCGCTGCGGGCGGCCACGGTGCGTTCGGCCCCGGGCATCTGGGCCACGTTGACCTGCCGCAAACGGTTCATCGACGACGCCCTCGACGACGCCCTCGACGACGTCGACGCGGTGGTGATCCTCGGCGCCGGCCTCGACACCCGCGCCTACCGGGTGCTGCGGCGGCGCCGCATCCCGATCTTCGAGGTGGATCTGCCGGTCAACATCGCCCGCAAGGCGGCGGCGGTGCGGCGGTCGCTGGGCGAGCTGCCGCTGTCGGTGCGGCTGGTCGCCGTCGATCTGGAGAACGACGACCTGCTGACCGCGCTGGCCGAGCACGGCTACAACACCGACTACCGGGTGTTCTTCCTCTGTGAAGGGGTCACCCAGTACCTCACCGACCGGGCGGTGGCCACGACCCTGGCGGGCCTGCGGGCCGCCGCCCCGGGCAGCCGGTTGGTCTTCACCTACGTGCGGCGCAGCTTCATCGACGGCACCGACCGTCACGGCGCCACCGCGCTGTACCGCCGGATGTGTCAGCGTCGGCAGATGTGGCGCTTCGGGTTGGAGCCCGACGAGGTCGAGGCGTTCCTGGCCGGCTACGGCTGGCGGCTGGTCGAACAGCTCGGCGCCGAGGGCATCGCCCGGCGCTACATCGCGCCCACCGGGCGCGACCTGACCGCCAGCGACCTGGAGTGGTCGATCTCGGCGATCAAGCAGTGA
- a CDS encoding putative quinol monooxygenase produces MPVVVVASMTVKPDSVTSAEEIVTRTAAEVHTESGCELYAVHRNDNTFVFIEQWADPEALQAHGSAPAVTGMFSALSAHLDGAPQITTLQPVPAGDPEKGRLRG; encoded by the coding sequence ATGCCCGTCGTGGTCGTTGCCAGCATGACCGTCAAACCCGACTCGGTCACCAGCGCCGAAGAGATCGTGACCAGGACCGCCGCCGAGGTGCACACCGAGTCCGGATGCGAGCTCTACGCGGTGCATCGCAACGACAACACGTTCGTGTTCATCGAACAGTGGGCCGACCCGGAGGCGCTGCAGGCGCACGGGTCGGCGCCCGCGGTCACCGGCATGTTCTCCGCGCTCAGCGCCCACCTCGACGGTGCGCCGCAGATCACCACGCTGCAGCCGGTCCCGGCCGGCGACCCCGAGAAGGGGCGGCTGCGCGGCTGA
- the thyX gene encoding FAD-dependent thymidylate synthase, whose protein sequence is MAETASLQVQLIAQTEFTAPPAVPWSTDADGGQALVEFAGRACYESWAKPNPRTATNAAYLRHLLDVGHLAVFEHASATVYITGVSRSCAHELVRHRHLSFSELSQRYVPDVAARVVLPPELETDPELQQLLTAAADADHAAFTALLQRLQDTVGATAGARKQARQAARAVLPNATETRLVVSGNYRAWRYFVAMRASEHADLEIRRVALACLRRLAEAAPTVFADFEIITLADGSEVATSPLATEA, encoded by the coding sequence GTGGCCGAAACCGCCTCGCTGCAGGTGCAGCTGATCGCCCAGACCGAGTTCACCGCGCCGCCGGCCGTGCCGTGGAGCACCGATGCCGACGGTGGTCAGGCCCTGGTCGAGTTCGCCGGCCGGGCGTGCTACGAAAGCTGGGCGAAGCCCAATCCGCGCACCGCGACCAACGCCGCCTACCTGCGTCATCTCCTCGACGTCGGCCACCTGGCGGTGTTCGAACACGCCAGCGCCACCGTCTACATCACCGGGGTGTCGCGGTCCTGCGCCCACGAGCTGGTCCGCCACCGCCACCTGTCGTTCTCCGAACTGTCCCAGCGCTACGTGCCCGACGTCGCCGCGCGGGTGGTGCTCCCACCCGAACTGGAGACCGATCCCGAACTGCAGCAGCTGCTCACCGCCGCCGCCGACGCCGACCACGCCGCCTTCACCGCGCTGCTGCAGCGGCTGCAGGACACCGTCGGCGCCACCGCCGGCGCCCGCAAACAGGCGCGCCAAGCCGCGCGGGCGGTGTTGCCCAACGCCACCGAGACCCGGCTGGTGGTCAGCGGAAACTACCGCGCCTGGCGGTATTTCGTGGCGATGCGGGCCAGCGAACACGCCGACCTGGAGATCCGACGGGTGGCGCTGGCCTGCCTGCGCCGACTCGCCGAGGCCGCACCGACGGTCTTCGCCGACTTCGAGATCATCACGCTGGCCGACGGCAGCGAGGTGGCCACCTCGCCGCTGGCCACCGAGGCGTGA
- a CDS encoding ribonuclease J translates to MTPSLKAPGPLQPGGLRVTALGGIGEIGRNMAVLEHLGRLLIIDCGVLFPGHDEPGVDLILPDLRHIEDRLDDIEALVLTHAHEDHIGAIPFLLKLRPDIPVVGSRFTLALVSAKCREHRIKPAVEVVAEGQRSTHGVFECEYFAVNHSIPDALAIAVHTGAGTLLHTGDIKLDQLPPDGRPTDLPGMSRLGAAGVDLFLCDSTNSEMPGVSPSESEVGPTLHRLIRGAEGRVIVACFASNVDRVQQIVDAAVALGRRVAFVGRSMVRNMNIARELGFLHVDDADVVDIGAAEALPPERVVLVTTGTQGEPMAALSRMSRGEHRSITLTADDLVVLSSSLIPGNEEAVYGVMDALAKLGARVVTNAQVRVHVSGHAYAGELLFLYNGIRPRNVMPVHGTWRMLRANAALAARTGVPEESIVLAENGVSVDLVAGTASIAGAVPVGKMFIDGLVTGDVGDATLGERLVLSSGFIAVTVVVRRGTGRAVAPPHLQARGFSENPKALEPVADKVAAELESLAAQNITDPARIVQAVRRTVGRWVGETYRRQPMIVPTILEV, encoded by the coding sequence ATGACCCCGTCGTTGAAGGCACCCGGCCCGCTGCAGCCGGGTGGGCTGCGGGTCACCGCGCTCGGCGGCATCGGCGAGATCGGCCGCAACATGGCGGTGCTCGAACATCTGGGCCGGTTGCTGATCATCGACTGCGGCGTGCTGTTTCCCGGCCACGACGAGCCGGGGGTCGATTTGATCCTGCCGGATCTGCGCCACATCGAAGACCGCCTCGACGACATCGAGGCGCTGGTGTTGACCCACGCCCACGAGGACCACATCGGCGCGATCCCGTTTCTGCTCAAGCTGCGCCCCGACATCCCGGTGGTCGGCTCGCGGTTCACGCTGGCGCTGGTCAGCGCCAAATGCCGGGAGCACCGGATCAAACCGGCCGTCGAGGTGGTCGCCGAGGGTCAGCGCAGCACCCACGGGGTGTTCGAATGCGAGTACTTCGCGGTCAACCACTCCATCCCCGACGCGCTGGCGATCGCGGTGCACACCGGGGCGGGCACCCTGCTGCACACCGGCGACATCAAACTCGACCAGCTACCCCCTGACGGGCGCCCCACCGACCTGCCGGGCATGTCCCGGCTCGGGGCCGCCGGGGTGGACCTGTTCCTGTGTGATTCGACCAACTCGGAGATGCCCGGGGTCAGCCCCAGCGAGAGCGAGGTCGGGCCGACCCTGCACCGGCTGATCCGCGGCGCCGAGGGCCGGGTGATCGTGGCCTGCTTCGCCTCCAACGTCGACCGGGTCCAGCAGATCGTCGACGCGGCGGTGGCGCTGGGTCGCCGGGTCGCCTTCGTCGGGCGCTCCATGGTGCGCAACATGAACATCGCCCGTGAACTGGGGTTCCTGCACGTCGACGACGCCGATGTGGTCGATATCGGGGCCGCCGAGGCGCTGCCGCCCGAGCGGGTGGTGCTGGTCACCACCGGCACCCAGGGCGAACCGATGGCCGCGCTGTCGCGGATGTCGCGCGGCGAGCACCGGTCGATCACGCTGACCGCCGACGACCTGGTGGTGCTCTCCTCGTCGCTGATCCCGGGCAACGAGGAGGCCGTGTACGGGGTGATGGACGCGCTGGCCAAGCTCGGGGCGCGGGTGGTGACCAACGCCCAGGTGCGGGTGCATGTCTCCGGGCACGCCTACGCCGGGGAACTGTTGTTCCTCTACAACGGGATTCGGCCGCGCAACGTGATGCCGGTGCACGGCACCTGGCGGATGCTGCGCGCCAACGCCGCGCTGGCCGCACGCACCGGCGTGCCCGAGGAGTCGATCGTGCTGGCCGAGAACGGGGTCAGCGTGGACCTGGTCGCCGGCACGGCGAGCATCGCCGGGGCGGTGCCGGTCGGCAAGATGTTCATCGACGGCCTGGTCACCGGTGACGTCGGCGACGCCACGCTGGGGGAGAGGTTGGTGCTCTCGTCGGGGTTCATCGCGGTCACCGTGGTGGTGCGCCGGGGCACCGGCCGCGCGGTCGCGCCGCCGCATCTGCAGGCCCGCGGCTTCTCCGAGAACCCCAAGGCCCTCGAGCCGGTGGCCGACAAGGTCGCCGCCGAGTTGGAGTCGCTGGCCGCGCAGAACATCACCGACCCGGCGCGGATCGTGCAGGCGGTGCGCCGCACCGTCGGGCGCTGGGTCGGGGAGACCTACCGACGTCAGCCGATGATCGTGCCGACGATCCTGGAGGTCTGA
- a CDS encoding TetR family transcriptional regulator encodes MSTDWRAAKRAATRRAIQQHALALFTEKGYEATTVEEIAAAAGVSHMTFFRYFPQKEAVVEADDYDPLMARLLAARPAGEAPLVALHAALRQTYHHVLAVDRDAMAARVRLVMSTPALRSRLWVAQDSTLALFADGLAARAGLAEPDLAVSVHAAAALSASGAALTAWAAAPERDLVALLDAAFAALRAGFGG; translated from the coding sequence GTGAGTACCGACTGGCGGGCGGCGAAGCGGGCCGCCACCCGCCGCGCCATCCAGCAGCACGCCCTGGCGCTCTTCACCGAGAAGGGCTATGAGGCGACGACGGTCGAGGAGATCGCCGCGGCGGCCGGGGTCTCCCACATGACCTTCTTCCGGTATTTCCCGCAGAAGGAGGCGGTGGTGGAGGCCGACGACTACGACCCGCTGATGGCGCGGCTGCTGGCCGCCCGACCGGCCGGTGAGGCGCCGCTGGTGGCGTTGCACGCCGCGCTGCGCCAGACCTACCACCATGTGCTGGCCGTCGACCGCGACGCGATGGCCGCGCGGGTGCGGCTGGTCATGAGCACACCGGCGCTGCGGTCGCGGCTGTGGGTCGCCCAGGACTCCACCCTGGCGTTGTTCGCCGACGGCCTGGCCGCCCGGGCCGGGCTGGCCGAGCCGGACCTGGCGGTGAGTGTGCACGCCGCCGCGGCGCTGAGCGCCTCCGGCGCCGCGCTGACCGCGTGGGCCGCCGCACCGGAGCGCGACCTGGTGGCCCTGCTCGATGCGGCGTTCGCCGCGCTGCGGGCCGGGTTCGGCGGGTAG
- a CDS encoding FAD-dependent monooxygenase, producing the protein MDTTVLVVGAGPTGLTAACRLAAAGVGVRVVDAAGAPATTSRALALQPRGVEVLARTGVLGELRDRARQINRLTVFVDGRELATLRLDQALGRWHGPGVLVVSQAEVEAALRARLAALGVTVEWGRALTGLTQDRDAVAAQIGGQTVRCAWLIGADGARSSVRTSAEVDFPGMPLIERFLLADVHATIARPRDATVAWLRDADLLAAFPLPGADLWRLMAPAPEHGPTPQTPEEVVAYLAARLDDEAGGRVGATEWTSVFRIQRRLAARYRTGRVLLAGDAAHIHSPLGGQGLNTGVGDAENLAWKLALVAAGRAGAGLLDSYEAERRPVAEDVLASTSQATMTAVGKGWAARILRDRVAVPLLNRGWVQRLITAQASQLRVSYRHGPLGGSARRLTRGPRPGDRVPNVTRPSADGATVRLHEALAAGWVLVGDAALAEIARHRLGVVTHLPATEADSLLVRPDAHLGWRGRDRQNLRDWLDGVLDTDAAGARR; encoded by the coding sequence ATGGACACCACGGTGCTCGTGGTCGGGGCGGGCCCGACCGGGCTGACCGCGGCGTGTCGCCTGGCGGCCGCCGGGGTCGGGGTGCGGGTCGTCGACGCCGCCGGCGCCCCGGCGACGACCTCGCGTGCACTGGCGCTGCAGCCGCGCGGCGTCGAGGTGCTGGCCCGCACCGGGGTGCTCGGTGAGCTGCGCGACCGCGCCCGGCAGATCAACCGGCTCACGGTGTTCGTCGACGGCCGCGAGCTCGCCACGCTGCGCCTCGATCAGGCGCTGGGCCGCTGGCACGGGCCCGGGGTGCTGGTGGTCTCGCAGGCCGAGGTCGAGGCCGCCCTGCGCGCACGGCTGGCCGCGCTCGGGGTCACCGTCGAGTGGGGTCGCGCCCTGACCGGGCTCACCCAGGACCGCGACGCGGTGGCCGCGCAGATCGGTGGCCAGACGGTCCGCTGCGCCTGGCTCATCGGCGCCGACGGCGCGCGCAGCTCGGTGCGCACCAGCGCCGAGGTGGACTTCCCCGGTATGCCGCTGATCGAACGTTTCCTACTCGCCGACGTGCACGCCACGATCGCCCGGCCCCGCGACGCCACCGTGGCGTGGCTGCGCGACGCCGACCTGCTGGCGGCGTTTCCGCTGCCCGGGGCGGACCTGTGGCGGCTGATGGCGCCCGCACCGGAGCACGGGCCGACACCGCAGACCCCCGAGGAGGTCGTGGCGTATCTGGCGGCGCGACTCGACGACGAGGCCGGCGGGCGGGTCGGTGCGACCGAGTGGACGTCGGTGTTTCGCATTCAGCGGCGGCTCGCCGCGCGCTACCGCACCGGGCGGGTGCTGCTGGCCGGCGACGCCGCCCACATCCACAGCCCGCTGGGCGGGCAGGGACTCAACACCGGCGTCGGTGATGCGGAGAACCTGGCCTGGAAGCTGGCCCTGGTGGCCGCCGGCCGCGCCGGGGCGGGGTTGCTCGACAGCTACGAGGCCGAGCGCCGCCCGGTCGCCGAGGACGTGCTGGCCTCGACCAGCCAGGCGACCATGACCGCCGTCGGGAAGGGGTGGGCCGCGCGCATCCTGCGCGACCGGGTGGCGGTGCCGCTGCTCAACCGCGGGTGGGTGCAGCGGCTCATCACCGCCCAGGCCTCCCAGCTGCGGGTGTCCTACCGGCACGGCCCGCTGGGTGGGAGCGCCCGTCGGCTCACCCGCGGTCCCCGTCCCGGCGACCGGGTTCCCAACGTCACCAGGCCCAGCGCCGACGGCGCCACGGTGCGGCTGCACGAGGCGCTCGCCGCCGGCTGGGTGCTGGTCGGCGATGCCGCGCTCGCCGAGATCGCCCGCCACCGCCTCGGCGTCGTCACCCACCTGCCGGCCACGGAGGCGGATTCGCTGCTGGTGCGACCCGATGCGCACCTGGGCTGGCGGGGCCGGGATCGGCAGAACCTGCGCGACTGGCTGGATGGCGTGCTCGATACCGACGCCGCGGGCGCTCGGCGGTGA
- the dapA gene encoding 4-hydroxy-tetrahydrodipicolinate synthase: MVTPFHPDGSLDTKTAARLATHLVDAGCDGLVLSGTTGESPTTDDFEKIRLLRAVLEAVGDRARIIAGAGSNDTSHSVQLARFCAAEGAHGLLVVTPYYSRPPQAGLVGHFTAVADASDLPVLLYDIPPRSIVPIAPETIRMLAAHPNIVGIKDAKADLHAAGQLIAETGLVYYSGDDALNLPWLATGAVGFISVWGHFAAAQLRDMLAAFNAGDIDTARKISVAIGQLAASQVRLGGVTMSKAGLRLLGIDVGDPRLPQVPATPEEVAALEADMRAAGVLR; the protein is encoded by the coding sequence ATGGTGACCCCGTTCCACCCGGACGGGTCGCTGGACACCAAGACCGCCGCACGGCTGGCCACCCACCTGGTGGACGCCGGATGCGACGGGTTGGTGCTCTCGGGCACCACCGGGGAGTCGCCGACCACCGACGACTTCGAGAAGATCCGGCTGCTGCGGGCGGTACTGGAGGCCGTCGGCGACCGGGCCCGCATCATCGCCGGGGCCGGCAGCAACGACACCTCGCACAGCGTGCAGTTGGCGCGGTTCTGCGCCGCCGAGGGCGCCCACGGTCTGCTGGTGGTCACCCCCTACTATTCGCGGCCGCCGCAGGCCGGGCTGGTCGGGCATTTCACCGCGGTCGCCGACGCCTCGGACCTGCCGGTGCTGCTCTACGACATCCCGCCGCGGTCGATCGTGCCGATCGCCCCGGAGACGATCCGCATGCTGGCCGCCCACCCCAACATCGTCGGGATCAAGGACGCCAAGGCCGACCTGCACGCGGCCGGCCAACTGATCGCCGAGACCGGGCTGGTGTACTACTCGGGTGACGATGCGCTGAACCTGCCCTGGCTGGCGACCGGGGCGGTCGGCTTCATCAGTGTCTGGGGGCACTTCGCCGCCGCTCAGCTGCGCGACATGCTCGCGGCGTTCAACGCCGGCGACATCGACACCGCGCGCAAGATCAGCGTGGCCATCGGGCAGTTGGCCGCCTCCCAGGTGCGCCTGGGCGGGGTCACCATGTCCAAGGCGGGCCTGCGCCTGCTCGGGATCGACGTCGGCGATCCCCGGTTGCCCCAGGTCCCCGCCACCCCGGAGGAGGTCGCGGCGCTGGAGGCCGACATGCGGGCCGCCGGGGTGCTACGGTGA
- a CDS encoding LppX_LprAFG lipoprotein, which produces MKLRFRTGVVATSAVVAAALALSGCSSSDSGPSDTGPSNATDGDASQLVEDSADALSEVTGLHLELTTEGTVPNLAVRSLQGDISNDPQTAATGDATLIVGQKDIDAKFVYVDGHLYSDVGDPGGAFTDFGDGASIYDVSTILDPDKGLANVLSKLEDPKIEGTEKIGDTETTKVSGTSSTDDIMALSGSRLAPKDAVEMPTTVWIADDGTNYPVKVQVVPVDGAVLTLSLSEWGKQVDVSKPPV; this is translated from the coding sequence ATGAAACTCCGGTTTCGAACCGGTGTGGTCGCAACATCGGCCGTTGTCGCGGCAGCGCTGGCCCTCTCCGGGTGTTCGTCCTCGGACTCCGGGCCCAGCGACACCGGGCCGAGCAACGCCACCGACGGTGACGCCAGCCAGCTCGTCGAAGACTCCGCCGACGCCTTGAGCGAGGTCACCGGCCTGCACCTGGAACTGACCACCGAGGGCACCGTCCCCAACCTGGCGGTCCGATCCCTGCAGGGCGATATCTCCAACGACCCGCAGACCGCGGCGACCGGGGACGCGACGCTGATCGTCGGACAGAAGGACATCGACGCGAAATTCGTCTACGTCGACGGTCACCTCTACTCCGATGTCGGCGACCCCGGCGGGGCATTCACCGATTTCGGTGACGGGGCCTCGATTTACGACGTGTCGACCATTCTCGACCCGGACAAGGGCCTGGCCAACGTGCTGAGCAAACTGGAGGATCCGAAGATCGAGGGCACCGAGAAGATCGGCGACACCGAGACCACCAAGGTGAGCGGAACGTCGTCGACCGACGACATCATGGCGCTGTCGGGTTCGCGGCTGGCGCCCAAGGACGCCGTGGAGATGCCGACCACCGTCTGGATCGCCGACGACGGCACGAACTATCCGGTGAAGGTGCAGGTCGTTCCGGTTGACGGCGCCGTGTTGACCCTGAGTCTGTCCGAGTGGGGCAAGCAGGTCGACGTCAGCAAGCCACCGGTGTAA